The Pseudomonas sp. R4-35-07 genome contains a region encoding:
- a CDS encoding urease subunit beta has translation MIPGEFQIQPGEIELNVGRRTISLSVANSGDRPIQVGSHYHFFETNDALTFDRAASRGMRLNIPAGTAVRFEPGQSREVELVDLSGVRRVFGFAGRIMGDLD, from the coding sequence ATGATTCCTGGCGAATTCCAGATCCAGCCTGGCGAGATCGAACTGAACGTGGGCCGGCGCACCATCAGCCTGAGCGTGGCCAACAGTGGCGACCGACCGATTCAGGTGGGCTCGCATTATCATTTTTTCGAGACCAATGATGCGCTGACCTTCGACCGCGCCGCGAGCCGTGGCATGCGCCTGAATATTCCGGCGGGCACGGCGGTGCGGTTTGAGCCAGGGCAGAGTCGGGAGGTGGAGTTGGTGGATTTGAGCGGTGTAAGGCGGGTGTTCGGGTTTGCCGGTCGGATCATGGGCGACCTCGACTGA